In Ooceraea biroi isolate clonal line C1 chromosome 6, Obir_v5.4, whole genome shotgun sequence, the genomic stretch acgTAACAGCCTTGTAATTAACATAAATGTCACTCTACGATTGTCAGACAAGTCTCACgggaaatttcttttataaactGCTCTCTgcttttttttgtaaaaagaaaaaaataagagaaaagatatataagaCTGATTATTCACAAAACTTTTGCCCGGAGACTGGCTCTGCTATTcaataagtataaataaaaatttttcaatatttcttggAAGGTTCTTTTAAATTGATTCTTCCAATTCTGCGATCATTTTCCTGGAGCGAAATAAGGGAGATATTAAATTACAGAAAAGTGGAAAAGATATGGGAACCTCTGTCGCACCATACCGTCGTGCACAACGTGACACAAGCCAGGCCTGGTTGGTCGGTGGCCCCGGCTAGTGTTCAGGGCCGTAAGCAACAATCCTGACTGTCTGTATTCCTTATCTTGCCGATATCTCGTTCAACTCGTTAAAACTCGACTCGTCGTCCCTACGTAGTGTCGCGATGCGCGCTGAATACAAAaggacaattaattaataaacaaggATGCACAAACGTCGAACGGGACTGTCGGTGTTACCTCGAATATTCAACTATCGATCGGACCCAAAACGGTCTTATAATTACACGACAATACAACATAATAATACTGTATAATACGAATGATTTTAGCCAACATTAGGTCCTCCTGGGCAACTAGTTTCttgaattgataaatatattactgaTCGGATACTAAACAATCCCTTTTGCCCTGACCCGCGGCCCTGCGGTTGTGCAATTGCGACAAGAGAGCCGGGCATTGGCCGGTCGCGCGGCTTGGATAAGAAAACTTGGGGCGCGGGGGTAAGAAAACGGGCAACAGCTGTTCGGCCGCAATGAGGAGGCTCTGGACTTCACGGGGCGGCTAACCCCGGTTGCGCAGccgaagagaaaaagagagaggaaaaaaaagacgaCTGCTCGGACGCGAGCAAGACTCGAATGGAACATGTTGAACGCGAGAGTGGTCCGAGCGATTGACAGAGATTAAAACCGGGGTGAGATCGAGGCGATCATCGAAATTGCACCGATTTCCGACGATCGATGGATGGTCGAAATGGGATAATTGCACGCTGTTATGTATGCTGCGAGAAAATGAGTCGCAGTCGATTCGCCAcagcaaataataaatacttttgcatataaattcaatttaattacggCAACATTCAGGAAGCATTCAGGGAACTCGTTTGTTCGCGCGGAGTCAATGTATAAAACTGAATTCGATTAATAATCGGATTTCGTGGTATAAATTCGCGGCTCGTGATACTTTGAGTAAACACAGTTTAAAGCTCTACGTTGTCGCCATTCCAGTTATGGGTAAGACCCCGTCTATCGGAAGCTCGCGGATTAACCCGTGAATTCTGTACGAAGCGCCGTTGCTAACGTTTCGATTAGTGCAACGGACACTGTTGATTTCCGAATAATCGAAATGACTATACTGATATCAGAAAGATCGACGATGGCTATATCGCAAAAGCGGCGTTTACTATGCCAGGCCATGAGTCACCATGGCGAGCCTGTACAACGTATACCGGGTGACCTGAGAAATGTTCACTATTCTTCTTACTAAGTATTGCGCATTAACGCGATATTTTATCGCGAAAATTACAACATCTAGCTAAATTTAactaacaaaaataaatcttattctggatttaaaactaaaataaccTCTAACCTCTGACTCGATCACAACTGCATCGCATGAAAGGGATAACACGACTCCATAGCTCTGGGGCccaattaatgataaaaaaattttatcgcaaGTCGCGGCCGCAGAGCCTAGGTGGATCCGTAATGAAGGAAAAACCCGCAATTTGCGAAATACCGTCTGTGTAAATATATGcaagggaaagaaaaaagatagagaATGTATCAGTCATGGCGATTCCACAATGTGAGCTGACTCACGTAGAAAATTCGAGGAGACAGTGAATTCCATATTCATTACATGGCCAGACAGAACATGCCTTTTATCAAAGCTGATTGCAACGTATTATCAACATACTCGAAacttttcaaacttatgaatcAGGGTTTGAATTAGAGTTAATTTGAGAGTATTTTGTGCAATAAATACACGCAGCTCGTGCGCTATTCAGAAAGCGACGGACGCCGCGCGCCGTCGGacggcgtcgcgtcgctccACGAATTCTCTCTTCgtaatgatttatattatacctTGGATCTTATAGTTAGCAagcaaatatttcgataagAATTTTGAGGCTTTCAAACTTTCTCCTGTTGAAATTCTGTCGCAGACGTAATGGTTGAACAATTCATAGCAATAAAGTAACGACGATAGCAAACTTCATAAATAAGATTCATAAATCAGAGAGAATTTCCAAGTTAGTGTTTCGAAAGATTATCTGCATTCCTAGaactcgaaaaaaaatattgaaatgttaTTCCAGTCCGTAGTGACTTCAGATAAActggaaaaaagaagaatcgcAAGAATAGATAAATTCGTcgaaggaaaaatataaatctaatctTCTAGGGGCTTTTCTGAAATAGACAGATCCTCTTAAAATGCACAACTCACGCTCCGTTTGAGGAATTGAAATGAGTTCGGTCAGGAGTGGGCCTGTTAACTTAGAACCTTGGATTCCAGGTGAAGTTACTGCGCGAGTTCGCGATACGAAACGTTTGTAATCGTCTAATTTTAGACCGATTACATAACTATTCCTTGGGATCCTTGCCGGACACTCGAAACACTGACTACCGTTCTCGAGTAGTCGAACTTTCCGAGTCCTTGAAGCATCGCATCCTTGAGTCACGAGAGATCAAGTTCAAGGATTTCGGCGAAACGGAGTGTTACACCGATTACAAATCATTTACATAACCCGAcctttgatttttattataaatttcgtttCCAACATATAACGAGCTCTCGTAATCTTCAGAGTCCTCGCATTGTAAGAACAATGGCAGATCGCAGAAAGCTTTCGTAACACCAGTCCATGAGAGATCACGATATTCTCAGATCACTGAATCTTTAAATATCTGAATTTCGACGTCTGAAACCTTTCACTTATTAAGTTTTAGAATCGCAGATTCATTCGATAGAGGAATTTCCGATTACTGTCCATTTACTATCGTGAATAGAACGTCATTCCAACATTTGCTTCCTTCAAAATTCCTTCAAAACGCTCTTACCTAACTATTAAAGAAATCTAGAAAGCAggaaatttattcatattagacgtgaaaaatttgtattctGGGATACCGAAATGTCTGCGCGAAGCCGAGAAAACAATAATTCACGCGAGGGAATGCAAAAGAGCTTAGTCATTAATGTCGACTTCGCCATCGAACACAATCGTTACTTTGCTCGCACGAAAAATATGAAGCCCGCTGATCATCAGACCTGGAGGAACTCGTCACGTTTCAGAAATCTCTTTTTCGATTTCCATAACTCAATTCTCAGCACTTCTCGAGATTCGCCACGTACGAAGTCAACGTAATCCAACTGTGATTCATTCGTCATTAATTTCTTCATGAAAAAACATGCTCGTCACTCTCTTTACGATTCAGTAGAATCTCCTCCTTCAACGGATCAGAGATCTCTCACATGCACTTTTCCAATAGATTTTGAAAGCACAATAGGAAACCCTCCAGAGATTGACAATTTAGCAAAGAGTACAACCCACGTTCTACCAAGCATAGTTATCCGTCGCTCTCTCGGCGAACCCAATCGCAATGATCGAACGAGCCGTCGGATCGACGAATCGGCTAAATCCCTGAGCACCTCGCATGCGGCCCAACCGTCGGAAACTTTTGAAGCCTCAGCGACGGAAATCGCGAAAGGCGAAGTACCTTTTCTTTCGAGTGGGTAGCCGCGAGGGTAAACATAATTCCATCGTTACAGGACAAAAGCTCGCGGTAAGCGGAacaaaatgagagaaaagagagaaaaacagcGGTCtatttcatctctctctctctctcccttcctccctctctcactcactctttctccgtttttttttaaatcttaccTTTTAGTAGCGTCGAGGAGCGCGCCTTGGAAGCACTTGGCGCCGTGGACGAAGGACACCACGAGGATGTCGGGTAACGCGGACTCGACGGTCACGAGGATCTTGTCGCCCGTGGCGAGCGCGAGGTGCGCGGACGGGGCCTCCGCCGCCGCGGCCGCCATCTTGCCTCGGGTTTAGAGTTATtgcgggcgagcgagcgggcgagcgagcgagcgggcgtgcgtgcgtgtggaAAAGCACGGGTGGTGCACGGCGCGGTGTGGGCCTTGCTCGCTCTCTGCTCCActccgctccgctccgctcgTGCTACGAGCGAGCCGACCGACGAGCGCGGCTCGTCTCGTACCGTctcgcgcgtcgcgccgcgacgcaCCAACCCtcgtttctgtctctctctctctctctttccctccctcccttcctctttctctctttctttctgtctctcgcaCACTTGCAGTTAGCCCAAGCCGGATGACGCGAGGAACGGCGGCTACGGCTGTGTGCGGGGGCCGCGTGAGGCGAGCAGTGAGACTTATAGCTCTACGGGCTGACGGGGAAGCACAGGGCGAAGCGAGGGAAGATAGAGAAGGAGGCATAGAGAAACATAGCACACGTACATCCACACATGCACGCTAGTAGAGCTTACGGCTGACACAGCTGGGCCGCACCACTGTGCGCGGTGCGCCTGCGCACGCTGGAGGCGGGCCGTCGCGTCAAGCCCGTACCAACTGATGACGTTTACGggcttataaatattattgtagaaaatatagtttaaactatattttctacaataatatttataagtaattctatatttttaagtCTATAAACATACAGGGTGTACCATTTAAATCGAAGTTAAGAAAGTTCCTAATAAAGGTTAAACGATTTAGAATGAGATGATTTCAAAAAGCTTTCTATAACTAGAAGCTTAAAGGAGAAAGATCAAGatcaatcttttttaattaattgggCGATGCAGttcttcattttatataaaaaaagatattgaagTGGTTGTGTTAAAAAATCATTaggagatattttaattttattgtaaagtaGTATACATATCTCAGATACGATTCTGATGACGCTGCCccaacattaaaattatgtcaACTATTTTGATTAGAGTGTAACttgtcatttttaataatctcgcTATTCATTTACGATAACAATCGAAATTGCGAGATAAGTAAAAGCTTAAGCAATTCAATACTTGAAAACGTTCTAACGATAATGTTTATTTACAAACATGAATACAAGCATAATAGTTAAATGCGCATAACTATGACGAAGATGATGAATATGAGTACTACTTGCAAcgacaaaattaaaatgtttcttaaacCAATGACTTTTCGACATAATCACTTGAATACTTTTtgatgaaagaaagaataaaaagttgCATCAAaagatacattaaaaaatatataattccatTTGGAAAAACGATATTGCTATGGTTGTTCATATTTTCTAAGCCTTCATATCTATAAAAAGAAGTGCTGAAACACAAATTATGTTTTGAAATCAACTcaacttttgttcgaaactttcttatgttataattacaaaataattacaaaattactcATTTAGGGTAATTTAAATAGGACACCctgtgtgtacatgtatatgtatatacagtaTGCAAATAgatttttagagaaaaaagtttttaataatattttataataaaatgttactaGAGACgttttttatataagtataaaattgatatatatacatatgtcgCTTTTCTGTGAAATGGTAAATTCGGATGTAAAATAGGTGACATAGcttagaaaaagaatattatgcTTGATAATATGCAAATCAATTAAAATGAGGTCTTCCATCACTGAAATGAAACATGTGAAAGTATTTGTTTTACGACTTGTGTAATCTCGCTATACTTCCCATTCTAAGCAGATAGGAGTGTTTCAAAACCgtacacaacacacacacacacacacacacacacacacacacacacacacacacacacacacatctgcagatatatacacatgcatacatgggttatatatatattaatatatattacaatgtgAAATCTTTCATTTGGTATTATCTACCTGACCCTAATCTTCATCTATACTTACTTCTTTACTTCAATAAAAATGTGGAAATGTgtctttcctttttattattaagatttGAGATTATTAAGATTTAAATGCGGATATTAACAGAAAACATAAAGAGATGTTTCTTATGAATGCATcacagtttttattaatatcacacgtcaattgaaatatgttaaaCATAAAGCACTTATACAAGACAgcattcaataaatattattttcaaataatattaccGACGAAATACTACGTGTTTTGGATCGTTACTTGCTATCATTTCCCGTTATATCTTGCTTCAAAAAACTGCTAtgtaacttttataatttccttattttttatttatttttgatacaatatatgtgtgtgtctAGAATATTCAAATTCTCTTGATTAAATTGGCTGTTTCAACTTTAACCTGAGTTCGATATCTTACTTATCTATACTTACATAtctaaaacgtaaaaaagatGCGTATAAAAACAACAGATTCCATTTACACATCAGAAGAAGAGACTTCGTAGACGTCGGCCCACGCCTTGTCTATCGTACAGAATGTTGAATTTGTTGacaaattgatttatattattacatcctTTAGTTATGATACCGAGATATGTCAGCAAACCAAAGTCGTTGCATTGCTGGAAATATAGAAATGGACGAATTATTCTCAAATATACTCTTAATAAGTTactcttaattaattagaagaattataattgtaatgtaATGCTAACATTATAAAAGTCAGCTTTAAACTTTGGATTGTTTAAAACAGGCAGTCGATGACTTAAAGAACAAGCCACTCGAAGAACCTCGTGATTTCCTTTCAATTCTCTATTTTGTACAGCCTGTACGTATCTTAGGACGAGCTTTACTCTAGCGTGCAACATTTTAATGGCACTGTGTTGCGCTGTTAAGTGTTCAGCCACTGAAATTGAAAGATTTCGTTCGCAtcgtttcattttttttattattaaaatacaaaaataatatatttatatatatatttttttttatattaataacatattagtaataaataattgcagtATAGGTTTGTCTAAACTACGTTATATTACCTACCTACTGAACATTCGCCTTGATCGTTATTACACATTCTTTGTACATGATCGACACCAATCCTCTCAGCTTCTTCCGTCGCTAACGTATAAGTTAATGGAACAAATAACATGGTGGCTTCGCCGTTAACTAAATCAATCACTGATTCGTACATGGAGACGGATAGATGCTAAAAATGATTGAGATTATTCTAAATGTATTGCTTCTGTAAGAAAGAGAAACTTATTCCGACACAGACACGTGGATTTTAGTGAACTTGCCTCTGTATTTTTTGGTCTTGGATCtaattttaacaatacagGACTTTCATTTATCTCGCAGAGCTGCTTGTGCACTCTTATGTCTCTCTCATTAGGCATATCACCAGTGGTGTACCAACCCAGAAAGTCCATTTCACTAAAAACTAATTTGAATTGCTCCtcctttatattataataatctctaTCGATTATGACATCATCACTGATACAGGTAAACAGCAATTCAAACGAGTTCATAATTTCTATGTTACGACCCTTCTGTTTGCCGATCAAAGCACCATACActagaaatattttgtatattagtAACAActataattgtaattgaaatgaaaatttgcaattgtcaaaaaaacaagaatgtttgataaaatttatgtatcttTATAGAATTTACTTGGAATACAAATCAGTATATCTATatcagattatttattaagaagGAATCTAACAATTTAGTAATAAGGAATCTAACCCAATTGATCACTGCCTTCCTGAGCTCTGAGCCTGGTCCAATGCTCGCTGATGTTCATGATCACCAGCGGATGCAAGCTGACAGATACGGAACCGACGATACCCGAAGATGCCATGACCTTCATGGTGCTTCCGGACATCTTCGTATTCTTCTCGGAGCTGTCCTCGTCGATCTCCATCGgtgtattttcatttgcagGGTTGGGCATTTTGGCGCTGCGAGCACTTTTCTACATTTCCAACGTATAAAAACGTATAAAACGGTTAGAACATGTATAAAACGCAAGCCACATCAGCGGCCATTTATGGTTAGATTACACAAACAACAAAATATACCACCGATTTGAAATTGAACGCTGCGAAAATTTCGGAAGATTTGGAAAAGCCCCAGCTCCCGGAGAGGCCCGGCGTAAGACGAGAATTGAAAAAGGTAGATTTAATAAACTTGTCCGCAAATCACGGAGaaaaacctgagagcggccaccagcctctacgggcacatttcctgacgcttgacgcgccgcctgacaaagtggacgtgaactagttcaCGCTTCCCACCACAGACAACAGCGCACGGCGGCAACCCATCCGAGCGCTCACCGtgcccaacgttgcttgacttcagtgatcgaCGGGAACTGGTGTTTTGCAACGTGGCGCGGCCGCTGTcggttcgttacgctcggtaatgatataagtgagcattttccagcaaTACGGaaagtaccatgaatagctacaattCGGCGTGAAGCGTGGTAGTctagtgg encodes the following:
- the LOC105275928 gene encoding COP9 signalosome complex subunit 6; translation: MPNPANENTPMEIDEDSSEKNTKMSGSTMKVMASSGIVGSVSVSLHPLVIMNISEHWTRLRAQEGSDQLVYGALIGKQKGRNIEIMNSFELLFTCISDDVIIDRDYYNIKEEQFKLVFSEMDFLGWYTTGDMPNERDIRVHKQLCEINESPVLLKLDPRPKNTEHLSVSMYESVIDLVNGEATMLFVPLTYTLATEEAERIGVDHVQRMCNNDQGECSVVAEHLTAQHSAIKMLHARVKLVLRYVQAVQNRELKGNHEVLRVACSLSHRLPVLNNPKFKADFYNQCNDFGLLTYLGIITKGCNNINQFVNKFNILYDRQGVGRRLRSLFF